The genomic window AAACCGACGAAGACCAGCCCGTCGACCTGCTCGTCGGTCACCGTCTCCGCGCCGACCGGGCACTCGGCGACGGCGAGGATCCGGTGCCCGGCCCCGGCCCGTTCGGCGAGCATCCCGTGCAGCGCCGTCCGACCCGCCTCGTCCAACGGCTCGTCCCCGGCGGCGGTACGCCGGGCCGCGCAGCGTGGCAACACGGTCTCTGGGGCGCCCTTCACGCTGAGCAGCAGCCGGCCCCCGGTCCGCCCCACCGTGGCGTGGTAGCCCCGGGACGGCTCGAACGGCAGGCCGCCCACCGGCTCCCACCCCGCCGCGCCGGTCCGCTCCGCCACCCCGGCGGTCTCCGCGCCGCGGCGTACCGCCCGGTCGGTCTGCTGGGGCAGCTCGTCCGGGTCGGCTGCGGCGGGGGTGGCCCGCAGCGCCGTGGCCAGGGTCAGCTTCAGCGGCTCGTCCAGCCGGTCCGGCGGGGCGTACCGGCTGCTGCCGTCGCCCACCCCGGCCAGCAGCAGCTTCCCCTCGGTGAGCGTGCCGGTCTTGTCGAAGCAGAGCACGTCCACCCGGCCCAGCGCCTCGATGGTGCGCGGGTTGCGGACCAGCGCGCCGTGCTCGGCGAGCCGGCGGGCCGCCGCCAGCTGCGCGGCGCTGACCAGGAACGGCAACCCCTCCGGCACGGAGGCGACGGCCAGGTTCGCGGCGGTCGCCGCCGTCGCCGCCAGCGGTACGCCCCGGAGCAGCCCCGCCCCGGCCACCGCGATCGCCGAGCCGGCGGCGAGCGGCACGGCCGCGCTGGTGAGCCTGCCCAGCCGGACCTCCACGCCGCTGGCCGGCGGCGCCTGGCGGGCCAGGGCGAGGCTGCGTCCCGCCTCGGTACCGTCCCCGGTCGCCACGACCACGGCGGTACCGCGTCCGGCGGCGACGGTGGTGCCCTCGTACAGCATCGACCGCCGGTCGCCGACGGCGGCGGCCACCACCGGGTCGCTGGTCTTGCCCACCGGCAGCGACTCCCCGGTCAGCGACGACTCGTCGGCCTCCAGCCCGTCGGCGGTGAGCACCCGGCAGTCGGCGGGGATCGCGTCGCCGGGGCCGACCGTGACCACGTCTCCGGGCACCAGCTCGTCCGCCGCGACGACCCGCTCCGCGCCGTCCCGGAGGACCCGCGCGGTCACCGCCGCCCGGGTCAGCAGCTCGGCCAGGGAGCGTTCGGTGTTGCGCTGGTGCACCGCGCCGATCAGCGCCGAGCCGCCCACCACCCCGCCGACCAGGGCGGCGTCGACCAGCGAGCCGAACGCGGCGGAGAGCACCGCCCCGGCGGCGAGCACCGGGGTGAGCGGGTTGGACAGCTCGTCGACGAAAGCCCGGAGCAGCCCGGACGGTCCGGGAGCCTCGCCGGTGACCGCCCTGCGCCGGCGGGCCGCCTCGGCCGTGCTGAGCCCGTCCGGGCCGGTGTCGAGTTGCCGCAGCACGGTCTCCGCCGGCATCAGGTGCCAGGCGGTCACCGCCGGCGCGGACTGGCGGGTCCGGTCCGGCAGCCGCCGGGCCCGCCACACGCCGTGCGCGAAGGCGAGCGCGGCGGCGCCGTTCACCGCGGCCAGGGTCCGGCTGGGCAGCATCTGCGGGTCGGCGGTGAACGCGCCGAGCGCGCCGAGGCCGCTGCCGGCCATCCCGATCCGGATGTTCTGGCCGGTCATCCGGCGGGCCACCCCGGTCGCCTCGATCAGCAGCGCGGGGATCCGCAGGTCGGCGCCGACCAGTAGGTTGGCGCCCCACGGCGGGAGGTCTTCGGGGTCGGCCACGCCCAGGCCGCAGTCGGCGGCGCCGAGCGCCGAACGGTCACCGGAGACCAGCATGACCACCGCGCCGTCGCGTTGCAGGGCGCGTATCGACTCGGTGAGCCGGGGGCCGCCGGGCAGCACGGCGTCGGCGAAGTCGTACCGGCCGTCGCCGTCACCGGCCACCACCAGCCGCAGTCCGGCCTGGCGGGCGGCGGTGGGGAGGGCGTCGACGCCGGGCGCCGGCGCGGTTTCCACCCGCAGCACCGCGGCGAGGGTGTCGCCCTCGGCGAGACCGAGGAGGGTGCCCCCGGCGTCCCGGAGCCGGCGGCTGTCCGGGGTGTCGCCGGGGTAGTCGGCGTCGATCCGGTCCAGCGGCCCGAGCCGCCACCCGTCGGCCTCCCGCAGCTCGTCGGGGGCCTCCGGGTCGAAGAGCGCGAACGCCCGCGCGGCGACCTGACCGGTCTCCGCCCCGGGGAGCGGCGCCAGGTCGGCCAGCACGCCCCGGTCGGAGCCGAGGACCGCCGCGTCCAGCACCACCGTGTCGAGCCGGTCGAGCTCGCGCAGCACGCTGCGGTCCATCGCGATCACACCGCGCTGGGCCAGCATCCGGCCGAGCTGGGCGGCGTACCCCTCGCGGCCGTTGCCGGGGGCCTTGGGCAGCGCGGAGAGCGCCAGCGCGGCGGCCCGCTTCGGGCCGGCCACCGGCACCGCGACCGCGCCGGCGGCGGCGCCCGCCGCGAGCGACCGACTCACGTACCGCTCGGCCGGACCCGGCGGCGCCGGGCAGGGGCGTTCGCCGGCGGGTACCCGGGCGACCGCCCGCTCCGGGTCGCCGGTCAGCCTCGGCTCGGCCTTCGACCAGGCGGCGAGCTGGGCGCGGGCCTCACCCCACTGCACCACCCGCTGCGCGCCGTCCAGCACGATCCCGGACCAGCCGCCGGCGAGCCCCTGGGCGACCGCCTCGGCGAGCGGGAAGAGCAGCTGGGCGCGGGGATCGGCGCGCAACCCCCGGTCGGCGAGGGCGTGCAGCTTCGGGTGCAGGTCGACCGCGGTGAGGAAGCCGGCGACCTCGCCGGGCACCGGGGTGAACGGCAGGATCCGGGTGGCCGCCGAGATGGTCAGGCCGAGCGCGTCGGAGGCCAGCGCGCCGAGGGTGCGGGGGGTGCGCGGCCCCTCCTCGGGCGGTTCCGGCGGCGGGACCTCCGGGTCGGGTTCGAGCGGGCAGACCCGCTCGGTCCGTGCGATCGTGGCGATCAGGTCGCGCAGCTTCGGCTTCGGCTCCTCGACGGACACCACCACCCGGCCGGACGGGGCGTTCACCCGGGCCCAGGCCACCCCGGGCATCCGCTCCAACGCCTGCTCGACCTGGCGGGCCAGCCGGTCTCCGCCGTCCTGGCAGACGCCGTGCACCTCGATGTGGTGCCGGCCGTCGCGGGACCAGACCCGGCGGCGGGTCAGCCCGGCCACCCGGGCCACCCGCGCCGCGGCGGCGCCTACCCCCCGTGCGGTGCCGGCGAACGCCTGCGGCACGGCTTTGCCGCCGGGCACGGCCGAGGTGGCGGCCCGGGCCGCGTCCGGCAGGGCCGATGCGACGCCGCGGGCCGCGTCCGGCACGGCGGCGGCGACGGTACGGACCGCGTGCGTGACGGCTTCGGGCACGCCGACCGGCGGCAGGAGCCGACCGGCGACCCGGCCCAGCGCCGTCATCGAGGGGTACGGCCGGGTCGCCGGCCCTGCTCCCCGGTGCCGCTGCCGCGCTCGCCGTACGCCATCTCGCCTCCCGCGCCTCGTCCCG from Micromonospora kangleipakensis includes these protein-coding regions:
- a CDS encoding HAD-IC family P-type ATPase yields the protein MTALGRVAGRLLPPVGVPEAVTHAVRTVAAAVPDAARGVASALPDAARAATSAVPGGKAVPQAFAGTARGVGAAAARVARVAGLTRRRVWSRDGRHHIEVHGVCQDGGDRLARQVEQALERMPGVAWARVNAPSGRVVVSVEEPKPKLRDLIATIARTERVCPLEPDPEVPPPEPPEEGPRTPRTLGALASDALGLTISAATRILPFTPVPGEVAGFLTAVDLHPKLHALADRGLRADPRAQLLFPLAEAVAQGLAGGWSGIVLDGAQRVVQWGEARAQLAAWSKAEPRLTGDPERAVARVPAGERPCPAPPGPAERYVSRSLAAGAAAGAVAVPVAGPKRAAALALSALPKAPGNGREGYAAQLGRMLAQRGVIAMDRSVLRELDRLDTVVLDAAVLGSDRGVLADLAPLPGAETGQVAARAFALFDPEAPDELREADGWRLGPLDRIDADYPGDTPDSRRLRDAGGTLLGLAEGDTLAAVLRVETAPAPGVDALPTAARQAGLRLVVAGDGDGRYDFADAVLPGGPRLTESIRALQRDGAVVMLVSGDRSALGAADCGLGVADPEDLPPWGANLLVGADLRIPALLIEATGVARRMTGQNIRIGMAGSGLGALGAFTADPQMLPSRTLAAVNGAAALAFAHGVWRARRLPDRTRQSAPAVTAWHLMPAETVLRQLDTGPDGLSTAEAARRRRAVTGEAPGPSGLLRAFVDELSNPLTPVLAAGAVLSAAFGSLVDAALVGGVVGGSALIGAVHQRNTERSLAELLTRAAVTARVLRDGAERVVAADELVPGDVVTVGPGDAIPADCRVLTADGLEADESSLTGESLPVGKTSDPVVAAAVGDRRSMLYEGTTVAAGRGTAVVVATGDGTEAGRSLALARQAPPASGVEVRLGRLTSAAVPLAAGSAIAVAGAGLLRGVPLAATAATAANLAVASVPEGLPFLVSAAQLAAARRLAEHGALVRNPRTIEALGRVDVLCFDKTGTLTEGKLLLAGVGDGSSRYAPPDRLDEPLKLTLATALRATPAAADPDELPQQTDRAVRRGAETAGVAERTGAAGWEPVGGLPFEPSRGYHATVGRTGGRLLLSVKGAPETVLPRCAARRTAAGDEPLDEAGRTALHGMLAERAGAGHRILAVAECPVGAETVTDEQVDGLVFVGFLALADGVRESAAPAVRRIRQAGVHTIMITGDHPATAEAIASIISPDNGEQRVVTATELDRLDDEALADRLTGTDVVARCTPAHKVRIIQALQRHGRTVAMTGDGANDAPAIRLADVGIALGQRGTPAARAAADLVVTDDRLETIIATLVEGRAMWSSVRHALSILVGGNLGEIGFSVLTAASTGRSALTGRQLLLVNLLTDLAPALAIAVRPPAADGAEDLLREGPDTSLGQTMTREIALRAAATTLGATAGWTLARYTGRRRRAGTVALASLVGTQLGQTVLAGGTSPAVLASTAASIGVLVAVVQTPGVSQFFGCTPLGPVGWSIAAGSALGATFANGALTRLVDRLPQPGLKPPAAGGEATSDR